The DNA region AGGCTGAGACCAGAGAAAACGCACCTTACAGCTGGCGTGCTAAAATGCATCTGCTTCTGTCTATTTTCTAAAAATAGATCCATAATTTAAATTTTAAACCAATTATTCCAAATTCTACAGGCTTTTGTATTAATTGTGCAGAACCCTCCTGATTAGGTTAATAAGTAGCCTCAAACAAAACATCCCCCCCAACACAAATGACACTGTGCACCcatcacgttttttttttttttacaatgaaccTTGTCCATAACACAGTATGCAGTTGGGGGGCCAGGAGTTAGGCGGAGCCCCATTGCTTAGCTATGGGAGGCTGTTTCTATCGCCCAAGGCATTGAGTCCCAATCCCTCTCTGGTGACAATACTCAgaggtgtgtacaaggctttagactgCAATAGGAACAAAACAcaatgactgactatggtagAGTATAGATTGTAAgatcttctgagggacagttagtgacatgacaatatagACTATGTAATAGCCCTGCAAAATGTCTCAGTACTACATAAACATACAATaacaataattattattaaataGATGACAAGAAAGGAGCCAGCACAGCCACTTCCTGCAGCACCGACCCCCATAGCTACTAGCTCTAACCTTATCAGGCAGCTGTCTGTGACTGCCCCTCCCCCGCTGTCAGGATGGCATGTCCTTAAATGACTCaatatttttaatagattagacTTGAGATTTGACATTAAATCTAATGAAAATTGATTAAAACCATGGCATTTATGATCAATattacaattgaatagtgattGGACTTGCCTGGTAATCGCTCCCAGGGGAAGTGTggggaaaggcagtggcacaggCAGCAGCACTGTGTGACTGAGGTttccatagctttgtactgcattgagACAGATGAAGCTGAAATAGGCCCTAggtagacagaggtgcctggctgttCTACTGACCACATGTTATTGCTCCATtgtcattgcctgatgaagcgggatcaaacctgcgaaacgcgttgcattgtcccccggagtatgtaaataaactcgttgtatttgacaaacacattggcaatttttgtgtgtgcttggaggaggtaagtccaccactgcctcctcatgttttaaactttttagatagttttatccttctggtgcctctgtatccatactacactaAGATAGTACCTGTGGCTGCCCTTAATGCTCCTTTTAGTGAGCTGAGGGAGTGAGAGGTCAGAGAAGCTGACAGCCAGGTGCTCCTAttaacggaagcaggaaatttgagtgCCCACTAGTGGCGGAAGCTTGGGTATCACTATAAGGGCCCCATTGTATTTATCGGTAAGGAGAAATTTGGATGCCTGCTAAATATCGGGAGTTtgccattttttaagttttttttttaattgtcgcaggacagttaaggttagccatgagggaggaagggttaaggttagccatggaggggggtggggacaattAAGGTTAGCTataggggagtggttaaggttagccatggaggggggtggggacaattAAGGTTAGCTatgggggagtggttaaggttaggcatggagggGGCGGGGACAATTAAGGTTAGCTATGTGGGACTGGTTAAGGTTAACCATAGAGAGGGGAGGGACAATTAAGGTTAGCTatgggggagtggttaaggttagccatggtggGGACAATTAAGGTTAGCTATGGGGGagtggttaagtttaggcatgggTAGTGGGTGTAGTCAGTAtgagaataggcttaggtttagtAAAATAATCTGTAATAGGTAATAGTAAAACATCtgtatttaatactgatattttcgcggtcccccggttgtatgcgggcattgggaagcctccccgtggtgctcctggatagtgctaatgtagcatgaattaattcccgcagggcgaccgctttgcggcattggtttttgaccctgcataagtcggcatgcgaaagcgaatgcatatttgcatgagcattgtctcatgaatagccaattaggccaaatttgcttagacAGTTAtgccaggtgttcacttggtgtttaatgcacgcaTTTAACTCTCTGTGTAgtgatactgatattttacagtCATTTTTTACACTTAAATAGTGGAATATCTGTAAATATACCCCTATTCTACTATAGGGTTTCCTGGGTGCCCAAATATCTGGTTGCCCTTTTTTTTTACGTACGTCACTTGGCCCTCACTAGGCCCctgggcacctgcctaggttgcctcatAGCTGATCCTGCTCTGCATCAGACAGTACAAAGCTAGAAGCTGTGGCAATGAAATTGATATTAGAAAAAACAAATTTCTAATCATGCAGAGAAAaagacaagcaaaaaaaaaatcaatattcagAAGATATTGATTATTTCCCTGATCTACTCCAAATTGcatagtgtatggctagctttacaaTACTACCTATTGAGCTTGCTGCTAACACCTTCAACTAGGCTGTTTCAAGTCATACTTCCAGAATTGTAAGTTGtaccaggcaggggtcacacttgagtaAATCTGCAGCGTTTTGCCGCAGACAAGGAAACTTGTGCGGAATTGCATATAATGATAGTCTGTGGTGCTGTTGTGTTTCCCGATTCCGAATAGCGTTAAAAAATACAACCTGCACCACTTAACCGCACAACGCATAAGGTTTTTAAAGGAAATCAATAGCTACCGTGAAAAAACCCCGCTAGTTAAAACATTATGCAAATTGCACAATTGTGCAGCAAAACAAATGTGGAAAATCATCTACGATTCCGGCAGATgcaagtggctggatggtgtaatggttaagggctctgcctctgacacaggagacctgggttcgaatcttggctctgcctgttcagtaagccagcagctattcagtaggagaccttaggcaagtctccctaacactgctactgcctatagagcgcgtcctagtggctgcagctctggcgcgttgggtcctccaggagaaaagggcgatataaatgttatgtgtctgtGTTTTGTaagtgtgatccctccctcaATCTCAGTAGATGCAAAACACAACAGCTTCTATACATCGTAAGTAGAATTCTTCCCTGTGCTGGAGTttgaagtggagctgaactcttgcacaagacagaaggataaaaaagaggaatgcaccctgtatgtatttagagagtttagcctgtctaatacccccCTCATatcatgctgttgcgtatcttttagagtaaagaggaagttctgagttcaggtccgctttaataaaagAACATCACTaatttcattttatattttttctaGCATTCATTTTTATCATacttaaaaatcaaaaagacatCCTTGTTTTTTATTCCACTTTACTTCTTGTAACTTTGTCATTTGTATCTGCAATATTACACAGTTTTTCTATTTAGCTATACACTGCAAGGGATCCCAGGTCTCTCCTGTGTCAATGTGTTTCAGCCACTGAAGTTTCCTGCTGTCAAGATAAGTATAAAATAGTTAACTGAAATGTGAAAGTTCAAAGGGCAGGGAACCAACTCCAGGACGCTCAGATTACAGGCTGGGGACAGGCAGGCAGCGAGAGGGGGAGATCGTCTCTCTCCAAACCCCAATACTGGATCAGTCTCGCTGTGTCTGACACTCAGTGATAATTACACCCTTCACAGACAACAAGCAAGCTGCACATCTACTGAGCTAGCCTACTTCCCAGCTACAAAGAGCTGTGCTGTACAGACACCTAGCTGTGATAATGAACATAGTGCATGCACAGCGTGCCTGCTATTGTCAGCCACTGGAATATGTATGGGGAAATGTACAGCACCATAATCAAATCATGCAAAGCCATTAAacatgaagtgtgtgtgtgtgtgtgtatttactgtatacatatacacacaccacacatacgtccatactatacaatatatacacatgcacacacatacacagtgatatatatatctatatctatctatctatctatctatctatctatctatctatctatctatctatatatatatactcgcaCACACCACATACATCTATACTATAcaatatacacacatgcacacacatacacagtgatatatatatatatactcattcacacacacacacaccacagacatccATACTATACAATAGttgcacgtgcacacacacactatacacacacacacactatatacacacacacacacacacacactatacacacacactatacacacacacacacacatacacactatacacacacatacacacacacacacacacatacacactatacacacacatacacactatacacacacgcccacactatatacacacacacacacacacacacacacacacactacacacacacacacacacacacacacacacacacactatacacacacacacactatacacacacacacacacacactacacacacacaccacacacacacactatacacacacacacacacacacacacacacactatacacacacacactatacacacacacacacacacactacacacacacacacactatacacacacactatacacacacacacacacacacacacacacacacacacacacacactatacacacacacactatacacacacacacacacacactacacacacacacacacaccctacacacacacacacacacacactatacacacacacacactacacacacacactacacacacacattctaacACTGCTGTATAGTTGTGCATTAACTTGAATGCACGTATCAAGGCACACCACAAACTTCATACACACTATGCACTAGAAACTCCCATTGCAGTCTGGTCAAATTGTATAAAAGTTTAGCACACACGTGTTTCTCCTACATTAGACACAACCCCTCTCAGCCCTTTTGCTAATATTTTTCTGTACAAATACCCCCGACTGTGAAGCTGCCCCTAGTCTTACCCCCAGCTCAGACTCCTCTCATGTTAATCATAATGTGAGGTCTCCCTGgctattgtaaggagaacagaagcAAACATACAGAGGATCGCATGGTGTGTGTGCCTTGCGACCGATCCGCTCTGGCTGCTGCAGATGGGGCAGTTTGCAGCTGGATGCTGAGTGGAGAAGAGGTTAACATTTGTTCAGCATCCACCCTTGCGATGCCAGAGCAGATTACTCTCACGGGAGACTGGCAGCTGGGGAGAGAAGCCTGGCAGGGGAGGGGTTAATCGATAAAGACGTATaaagtagaataaaaaaaaaagatacaaaaaataaaataaatctcttTACAGCAAGAGCAGCGATCAGCGCAGAAGGCAAGCCTTTGTGGAATAAATTCTCCGTCAGGATCAGCCTCCTAACCCCCCTGCTACaaaagaagagaagaaaaaaaagccaGGGTACCACCGCACCGCAAAGAGTTAACTCAGGTTCAGTCCCAGCTGACAGTCAGCTGATCGCCGGTGATTGACAGCTCCCCTCCTTAAAGTTTATATACTATTATGCTAATGAGGACTGGGCATCCGAtctcccattggtccgctgtccccAGTCCATTTGCCATTTGGAGAGTGACGTCAGGGCAGCTATAAAACTCAGCAATGCTTTTAAAGTGGCTCTGTTGAATGATCCTTGAAAATCCCCTTTTCTTGCCTGAGAGTCGCTGGTGCTCCCCTCTCCCTTTCTCCACATTTTCTGGGACCTCTTGCAAACTTTGATCATGAAGTGTTAAAAGAGACTGAAAGTagttggtgctgcttaacccacgaaAGACTCAATAAACAGCCaagacaagagagagagagagaaaagcagCGAGAAGTCATTGAGCGTGCAGAGCTGGAGCAGCCGGACTGCTGGGATGTATGAGGGCGCCGCTATGGTGCTCTGATGTGATCGCCTCTTTTTCTCCAAGTGCGATTTGGGGGCGACAAGCAAGAGAGCAAAGCTGGCTCACCCCGTGCCAGGAGGTCCCAGCAGCAGCCTGGTGTCCCCTCTGCCACCCCTGTGGAGGACTGGGAACGGCAGCAGAAGGATGGCATCAGAACTGGCAATGAGCAGCTCCGACCTGCCCACCAGTCCCCTGGCCATGGAATATGTTAATGACTTCGATCTGATGAAGTTTGAAGTGAAAAAGGAGCCGGTGGAGACCGACCGCATCATCAGCCAGTGCGGCCGCCTGATCGCCGGGGGATCGCTGTCTTCCACCCCGATGAGCACGCCCTGCAGCTCGGTGCCCCCTTCCCCGAGCTTCTCGGCCCCCAGCCCGAGCTCCGGGAGCGACCAGAAGAGCCACCTGGAAGACTACTACTGGATGACCGGCTACCCCCAGCAGATCAACCCGGAGGCTTTGGGGTTCAGCCCGGAGGACGCGGTGGAAGCCCTGATCAGCAGCAAcacccaacagcagcagcagcagcagcagcaagcacagCAGCTCCAGGGCTACGATGGCTTTGCCAGGGGGCAGCAGTACGGCTCCTCGGGTGGCATGCCCGGGGAAGACTTGGGCTCTGCAGCCGCGGTGGTCTCCGCAGTGATCGCAGCCGCGGCAGCCCAGAACGGTgctcctcaccaccaccaccatcaccaccaccatccTGGTGGCCACTCAGCCGGAGTGCCTCCTTCCTCGGGAGGATCGGgcggaggaggaggcggtggaggAAGCTCCCCATCGTCCTCAGTGGTGGCCGGTCTGCACCAAGcgccccaccaccaccatcaccaccaccaccacctgcacTTCGACGACCGCTTCTCCGACGAGCAGCTAGTCACCATGTCCGTGAGGGAGCTGAACCGGCAGCTGAGGGGGGTGAGCAAGGAGGAGGTGATCCGGCTGAAGCAGAAGAGGAGGACCCTGAAGAACAGGGGCTATGCGCAGTCCTGCAGGTTCAAGAGGGTGCAGCAGAGGCACGTCCTGGAGTCCGAGAAGAcccagctgctgcagcaggtggagcACCTCAAGCAGGAGATCTCCAGGCTGCTACGAGAAAGGGACGCCTACAAAGAAAAGTACGAGAAGCTCTTGGGAAGCGGCTTCCGAGAAAACGGCTCCAGCAACAGCGACAACCCCTCCTCTTCTCCGGAGTATTTCATGTGAGTGTCTCTCCCTGAGATTCTTCTctttcccttctctctctctcccactcgCACCTGGGGTATCACTAAAGGggcatctccactcctcttccaTCTTTTTCACACTCACTGGGCTCTTTAGTCAACTTTTCCAAACTTTTGCAACTTTTGCAGGACACTTATTTCCACTTATAGCTGTGGAAGGCCCTTTACTAAATACTTACTTATATATAGTTCCCCCCATAAATACTTACTTTTATATAGTTCCCTCCATATTTTTTAGTAGTAACAACTATACCACCGTCATTCTGCATGCCCAAAGCCCCTAGGGGGTTTTAGGTACTTACTAGTTTGTTTTCAGAATTTGGgggtcagtagtggtgcatttctCACCTTCTGTTATGATACCAGAAACCCTCTATATCATGTAATGTTGAAAATTTCCACATGCTCATACAGCCTGAGCCTCTCCTATCTCCAGTGTTCATGTTAGTTGAAGAGAACAAGGGTCCCTTTACCAGATGGTCCACtttctatattttcttttttttttctggtttgaaTTTTCTTTGACTTTTTACGCCCCTGCTTTCTTGCGTAATCCTGCATGGTCATGCTTTGCAAATATCATCTCTTAATGCTGGAAAAGTTTAAGTTGTGAGGGAGGATTTAATCACCCAGCCAAGCTGCAGATAGTTGCCAAATGTCTATTTCTAGCCACAGTCCCAGGTTTTGAAAATCCCTCCCTGGATGCTTTGTCCCTGGTGTTCAGTGTTGACACCTCATGTCATAGTCCTGTTTTATCAGTTATAAATGGTTAACTGAGCGTTCTCCTTCCCTCCCTGAACCAACATTTACAAGGCAGAAATATACTTACAGCTCACTAGAACTTACTTTAATAGACAGTTAAAGGCTGGGTGGATAGTTCTCGCTGGTCCTTGGATACAGTAGTGGGCATGCTGGGCTTACCTGCTCCTGCTTAGCACTAGACCCCTCCATTGTGTTTTATGGGATACTTTGCTTAGTGGGCTGATTAACAGCATTTTTCTGAATGTTTTTACAATGTGTAGAAGCTCTGCATGTCCACTGTGTATTAATTGTATCTTATAGCTAGCCCTGTTTGCTTAGTAGCCAGTACTAAGCCGATGTAGGGTGAGGACCAACCCCAACCCATATAAGATAGAAATCAATCTTCACTGCTTCAGTGGGCTGAAATGATAACTTTTGATTGCTCGTATTAAACCAACATCACAATCTAAACCCTTGGCACTGGCAATGCACACTTTATAtcctgtatattaagacattgcATTGCACCAATtctcaaaagaaaaaaacagtgaAAGAAAATTGTGACCCCAGATTAAGTACTGGAAAGAGGTCACGACTCACGAGCTACAACCATCTGACATCGCCTTGAATTGTTATAGCTATTGAACTGGCATAGCAATAACAGTGCCTAAACTGCCCGAGAAAGTTTACAGTATTTTCTTTTTCAGAAAACTTTGACAGATTCATTTTTAGAGAGTTTGGGATGATAGAGTGGGTGGGGGTTTGCATAAGACTTTTCTTCATCCCCTTTTCTTTACATGCTATTTCTGGCTTGCTATACACCTATCTAACGCCTTTGCACTCATATGAAGATTGCTCTTTTAAAACAAACCATCCACTTTATGTTTCTGATTTTGTTTTTAAGgacagaaagaaagagagaaaaagagcAGAATTGTTGCCATCCCGAGTCCTTCATATGAGCttgcaataaaaacaaaaaatgtgaaTTTTTAGACTATCTCGCTGAATTCATCATTTTAAGAGTTGCTGacctaaaacaaaaaaataagaggAGATGACGTGTAAAGCAACCTGCCAAAATGAAGCCTTCATTCAAACTTCAGTGTTTCATGTGACTGACTGTATGGCCCAGAATGAGTGAAACTGGCCTACCATTAAACCCATGCTCATCTCATGCATTGTGCTTGCTGTTAATGTCTTGGCAACAAAGAACTGTTAATGTCTTAAGCCTTTATGGGAAAAAGAGACAATATATTAATAAGAAGGCCCTGCATGCTGGACATGTAtggtataattattatttttttttctttctttttttttcgctttgAAAATGGACTTCTGGACAAATTATAGCATgacacctactttttgttactcatcacttttttgacttaaaacaaaaaagtgcAACCCAGACCCTCCCTTAAAGTTTGCATCTACTACAGAAAcatgcttttttgtttttattttttattttattttttttgaaataTGCAAAATATcagttttattgttattattttgaaTGCACTGATTGCTTTTCCTCCAAAAGATGGCAAATGGATTTTGTTATTTAAATGTGGCAAAATTAAGAAATATAAGCAACTTTGATAGATGTcttatgaaaaaaatgttttgggacTAAATGCTGTGAGCTAATGACAgtctaaaaatgtatttaaaaaaacaaacaaacacccttTTTTTGCATTTGGTTGCTGTCGAATGTGGAATGCTATGGGTTTGTAATACATttcttacatttattttttaattgaatCTGCTAGCCCTTTTAGAAATGTTCGCTACAGATGAAGGATTGTCATAGTTTCCATGGAACGAGTTAGACCCATTTTAGAAGTCA from Hyperolius riggenbachi isolate aHypRig1 chromosome 11, aHypRig1.pri, whole genome shotgun sequence includes:
- the MAF gene encoding transcription factor Maf isoform X1, whose product is MASELAMSSSDLPTSPLAMEYVNDFDLMKFEVKKEPVETDRIISQCGRLIAGGSLSSTPMSTPCSSVPPSPSFSAPSPSSGSDQKSHLEDYYWMTGYPQQINPEALGFSPEDAVEALISSNTQQQQQQQQQAQQLQGYDGFARGQQYGSSGGMPGEDLGSAAAVVSAVIAAAAAQNGAPHHHHHHHHHPGGHSAGVPPSSGGSGGGGGGGGSSPSSSVVAGLHQAPHHHHHHHHHLHFDDRFSDEQLVTMSVRELNRQLRGVSKEEVIRLKQKRRTLKNRGYAQSCRFKRVQQRHVLESEKTQLLQQVEHLKQEISRLLRERDAYKEKYEKLLGSGFRENGSSNSDNPSSSPEYFIKKERKRAELLPSRVLHMSLQ
- the MAF gene encoding transcription factor Maf isoform X2, translated to MASELAMSSSDLPTSPLAMEYVNDFDLMKFEVKKEPVETDRIISQCGRLIAGGSLSSTPMSTPCSSVPPSPSFSAPSPSSGSDQKSHLEDYYWMTGYPQQINPEALGFSPEDAVEALISSNTQQQQQQQQQAQQLQGYDGFARGQQYGSSGGMPGEDLGSAAAVVSAVIAAAAAQNGAPHHHHHHHHHPGGHSAGVPPSSGGSGGGGGGGGSSPSSSVVAGLHQAPHHHHHHHHHLHFDDRFSDEQLVTMSVRELNRQLRGVSKEEVIRLKQKRRTLKNRGYAQSCRFKRVQQRHVLESEKTQLLQQVEHLKQEISRLLRERDAYKEKYEKLLGSGFRENGSSNSDNPSSSPEYFMTERKREKEQNCCHPESFI